CCACTAACAGAGCTGCAAGTTAATGCTGGAATGGGGGGGGTCCTCTCACAGACCAACCTGCCCAGCACTTGGCCTGAAATTAAACTTCTAAACCATTTAAACCACCCACTGCCCTTCCCAGGTGCTCAGAATGGCACAGACCACACCACATACGCATAAGCAAAGAGGCTTGAGGTCTTTGGGCAGGTGTTTATTgtcagcctggctgtgccactACACAGGCGTCCCCTCCTGTGCCTGCTTCTCCTGcacctgcttttcctgctgttcccgTGCAGTCCTTGCTCTTGCCTGcctctctttcctctgcttccgtctctcagctgctttcagCTTCTGCTTCTCCTGGTACACCTGCAGAAGTAGGAGAGAGATaaagctgcctgcagagctgctccccaggctgtCTGCGGCAGGCAGAGTGGTTCCAGCAAGAGCCAGATCAAATCCTCCCTCTGTGCCTTCCTTGCTCCAGGCAACTATCTGAGGTTATTCTGTTACAGCCACCCAGCCAATCACTGAATCATTCAGTTGGAAAAGGCTTCTGAGATGACAGAATCAAacctgatccccaccttgtcaaccagaccagAGCACAGAGTGCTATGTCCAgtcattccttggacacctTTGGGTCCAGTCCTTTGGTTATAATTAAATTTgactgaaattcagaatttacAAACCTAAGACGTGTCCAGCTTTTCATTCTGCTCAGTTATTCCAAGATCTACTGCATACAGCAGTTACACTCATCTATTCTGAGCAAATCAGGGCAGACAGTGGGTGCACCCACGTCTCTGTTCCAAACTGCCATCAAATTATCTCACATGTCAGTTCCCATAccaggatttgggaaaaaaggtttgaataataaatttaattatttcaatggTTTGAATTTTTGAGCAAACCAGTGGCCCAACCttgtggacatgattttctaAGTCTGAGAGAGTTTTCAGCCTGTCAAtggctgatctgttcccaagggaaagtttCTTGAGAACATTTCTCCCTCAAGGACTGTTTTTTGTAAATAGGTTTTTGGTTCCCAAAACAATATTGTACAGCTGTGTTAAGTGTTTTgtcttgtcccaccaatgggatgagAGAGGTGTTGTTCCCTTTACCAATCATGTTAAACCTGTATTGGAACACCTTCTAAAAGGGACtgaaaaaccctgaaataagCCCTTCTGATAATACCTCTGCCTGCTGTAACTGAATCCATGCTCCTATCTCGTGTCTAACACAACCTGAAGTACCTGAGTACAGCATGTGTCAGTGCCCATGACACCAATGTCCCCATGGAGCTCTTGGCTGAGCTCAGGCAGCTCTCTACAGACAGGATCAAAGTCCAAAGTCCTCTGGTTTAAGAGGACTTGGCTATCAGTCACTTCTAACTTGTAGTGAGGGTGTTTTTCCCTGTCCAGCCTGCTCCATACCTTGATGCATAAAGCCTTCTTGACCAGCCAGCGCTTGGTGACATGGCGGGTGTAGGGCTGGGGGGGGCTGTACTGGATGCCCAGCTGTTTGCAGGTGTTCTCAAAGGTGCCATAGTTGACCCGGCGCAGGTACCCCAGCATCTTCCTCCGCCGGTCCAGGTCCATCAGCATGAACCGGCGGTTACTTTTGTCCTGCAAAGCACCCAATGTTCACGCCACTGCAGGAAGATGGTCCTCCCATTCCAATAAATTAATGAGAACAGACCAGATCTGGGCTGAAAGTGAATGATCAAGTTAAGGACAGAGTCTTAGGACAACTTCTGTTGGCAGATGCTGCTAGTACATCAGGTCAGCACAAGCTGATCCAAGGAGATATAATTTACTTTGCACTGGAATTGCTTTCTCCCTTCCATGGCTGCACCTTCACCTTCCCAGAAGACAGTTTTCAGCTTGTGTACAGTTTCAGGCTGTGCCAAAGCTGCAGGGAATATCTTCTGGCTAAATCCTGCTTCTCTTGAAGTGTGCTGCTTCAGAATAACACAAGCATTTACCTCTGCTTTGtcagaaatgaaatatgaaaataatttgtgactTGGCTCTGACTGGTTGTTCTCTGCAAGGGGACAAGCATAGCCTGAGCAACACCAGTCAGGGCAATCCCTCACAGGAGACATCTCCCTGTCCTATATGAGTGATTTGTGTAAAGAACAGGCTTCAGCCAAGGAATTCCAAAAGGTCCAACTTCACTGCAACACTTGGCACAGCTTCTGGCTTGTAATAAAAAGGTCAATTCTATTCTCTTGTACCCTTCAAGTTTTCATGAGTAACAATTATGTACTTCTTTCAAATGCAGTTATCAATCCATTTCTCACCTTTTGTCCTTCATAAAGAATCTTTGGCATCTGTTTTATGTACATAAATTCAGTTGAGATGTCTCAAATTTGGGCCTGAACCCAGATAGTTGCAGGCAGGGGAGTGGGACATTCACACAGTGTTGCCCACCAAACATTTCCATGAGCAGAACAAGCACAGACTGCTCTTTGTTTATTACTGCAGCTGCATTCATTAATTAGTGAAAACTAAGTGGTAAAGACACATCTGCAGCAAGGAGAAATGGAGCTCAACTCTGCCCAAAGGAATCTGCTCAGCCATCTCAGCCATTTCCTCCACTACAGTAACAAACCAGAACACAGACCAGAGTCGGCCAgaatcccagctgtgcctgagccagcagctccccacaCTGGCACCAGGGAACAGCTGTAACTATTTTATAAACCTCTTTAGGAAAGCCATAATCCCCAGGATTAAAATCCTCTCATTATAAACTGAGCAAACcacctgagcagctgctgtATGTAGGCTCAGATGCCCGAGTTACCTTGGGATGCCTCTGGAGGTGCTCCTCGAGTGTGCGTATCCTGGCAGTCAAAATAGCAACTGTAAAGGCCAGAGAGAGAAgctgtgtgagagcagcagctttcccaggtGATCCAGGATCATCTGCTTTGCCTCAAGCTGccagctgagcactgcagcccctgcaggtacccacagcaggacagcagggactgCCCACGAAAAAACAGTGcccacagcagcaaaacaaacactgcccacagcaaacactgcccaaagcagcccctgcccacAACACAGAGCACAACAAACAACACACAACTTGCACATCTGTGAGTGTTACGAGGCTGCTAAATTAGAAGGTAAGATTTTAGCAACACATCATATAAATTTATCTGTGAATTTATTCCTCTTGCACTCATTCAATTCCCAGTGATTTGACATTTATTTCAACTCCTGGGATTTAAGCTCTGGGGGAGCAGACAGcaataaaagtttttttttccaagggcAGCAGCCAGGTCTTTGGGATTTTGGGCTCTAGAAGGAGGGGGTGGTGGCATCCTAAGGAACTGAAGGTCTTTACTGATGACAAAGGAGTTGTCAGTGTTGGTCAGTGCAACATGGCCTTTGTCCCTGCACTGTCCCCACTGTGCTTCAGCCACAGCTCTCTGATGCAGGGAAAAATCTGGGTTCCATGGCTGAATTTGGTTCATTCTGGTaacagctgcagctcagtgcttcATGTCACAGAAGCGCTACAAGCAGAATAATGCACACTGCCTTTGGAGTGTGGATGTGGAGAGGGAATTTGGAAGCACACCAGCGGCCTCTGCAACACCTCCAGACCTGGAGCAGTCCTGCAGGGCATCCTGCAGGCTACCTGCCTCTCAGCAGCACTCCTGGAGGAGATTCTCCTGAGTTATACAGCAAGCTGGAAGTGCTGGGGTGGGAACAGCTGAATAGCAGAGATGTTTCATCTGCCAACAATACCCTTCCCTTTTTTAACTTGCCTTGCACCTCAAAGGAGCCGTTGTCATTGGGAGACCTCCTGACCTTCTCCACCAGCTGCTGTATCTTTACCttcatcttctctttctgtggGTCACAGAAAAGAGGTTGTCACTGTCCCAGAACACTGGAGGTTGGAGACAGCTCTCTTCCCAAACACCCAGACAAAGGCTTTGCAATTCAGACCTTTACTCAGGGCTTTTACATACTTTTAAGATGAAGTGGAAAGCATAGAGGAATGGCATAGAGATCTTTGTGCCACTTTCCtacctgtttgttttctgggcATATGGAAAGTAAAAACAACCTAAAGGACATCTGCTGTCCAGTGCAATGGTTTCTGGAACAAAGGGATCAGCCACAAGCAGCATCAGAACAGCTCAGTGCCCTGTCACCCCTGAATACTGTCTTCTCTCATTTTAATATGCAATTGTTACCACTTTAGTGCGATAAATTTCAAGAGCAAACCAGACTTACCACTGTATTTCATCACCCCATATTTACAGtcacttaaaaatacaataacTGAAAGATATTTAACAACACAGACAAGTCTCACATGAAGGTGTtcattaaatctatttttttccaagcaagCAGAATGACACTGACCTGACTTGCCATTTCCAGGGACAGCAGCCGTTTCACTACATCATCCACACTGCAAGGAGATGGAAAATTAGCTTATAAACCAGGAACAAGTCTATTTAACAACAGAAATGAACTCAGGTTCTTGGAACATACTTGCTTTTCTCAGCTTTAATTTACTCTACAAATTTACAGGGactctcctcccttcccaaacCTGGCAGCCATGAACCAGTGCTCACTTTCCTAAGCAAAATCATGGCTCAGATTACAGGAGTATTGAGTAGTTttgctgcaaaaatatttaagactGGTTCCTTCAGAGAGCAGTGAAAAGTCACAGTCAAACCACTGGGGGCCCTCCCTGCACCACACACAAGCAGCTCTGcatcagagcacagcagtgctgagccccagagcccaaattcagcagcagctgaattcATGCTGAGTTTTTTAATGACACTCTCCATCACCTGAGTTCAAGACAGGCACAGATTATTTGCAAGATAACTGTTTCTAGTAAatcaaagttattttcttttttatttcttatggACTACAAAGCCCACAGAGGATGTGGGCAACCAGCACCTGATCTCACACGGAGTGAACAATCAAGCCCTGACCACTGTCTGTGTCTGAAAATTTGACTTTCAAACGGACTTTGCAATTTTTGTGCCCACAGAGCATTAATAATTAGTGAGCAGGTGACAGCTTCCACATACCATGGCTATATGTAAGATACAAACCCCTGGAAAGAGCAGCCATTCTCTCTCCCTGGTTTTACCTGTTCATTACTGGGAGATTGGCATAATCCTTCTTCAGCATGCTGGGAGGAAGGTCATCCAGATGGCTGGGGGTGTCTAGAAAGAGATAAACatttggggaagagaaggacAAAGTCAGAGCTCTGACCTTGCAAACCAGATCAGAGGAAACATGTTCTGAAAGAAACTGGCCATGTGCTCCAAATAAGAACTGAGCAGATCCAGCCAAGAGGGCGggaactgagagaaaaaaataggttCAGTCTCTTCCCTTCAGCACTCTGGATTTAGAATTTGGTGTGCATATATTTACAACAACCCACTGAGCTCAGAGATCACAGAATACCAAAAGAATTTGTGttgcaagggaccttaaaacccatCTGATTCcattccctgccatgggcagaacACTTCCCACCgtctcaggctgctccaagccacatccagcctggccttggacacttccagggatccaggggcagccacagcttctatgggcaccctgtgccagggccccaACATCCTCACAGATCTCCTGCTACTGACAATTGTTCATTTCTCCACATTCAGGAGGAGGGGAATCTTCTGAGTAACTCCTGAGCTTGCAAGGAACTATTTCTGGAATGATTTCTGTGCCATGAGGGTATAGCTCTGAGCATGTCAACAGCAAAACATTTGCTCCTGTGGATCCTGACAtacctttcttcttctttgtcaCAGGTCTGGCATAGCCCCTGGCTGCCTGGAGCACAGGATAGCAGGCTGGATGGGAGAAACAGAAAGATAACAGATTTGTGtgcccttctccagctctgtaCACATCAAATACTTCTTGGTCTGCATAGGGTCAGAGCACTGAGACTTGGGGGTGATCAATGACCAGGCAGATCTTTAGTCCCAGAGGAGCGTGCGATAGTTCGGTCTTGCTCTCACATGGTGCTAGAAGAAACCAAGCTGCACTGCTTGAGAGCGAGCAAATGCCGAGGGTGGGGCAGCACAACAGACTGCACACACTGAGCAGAGTGTGAGAGCTCCCCCGGGCAAATGTATTCATTTAGAGGATTTAAACTGCTGAATTAACTGCTGAATTAACTCAATCTCATTAGGCAAGTGGAGGGGCTGCTCCGGACCACCCCGGTGTCAGAGCTCAGGGGTGGGGACAACCTTTGTCTGACTCAGCTCGGTACAGACGCGAATCTTCATCACCAGCCGGGACTTCGTTATTCTTTGACCTTTCAAGAactcttccagctgctctcccagggccctgctgctggaatcaGGACCTGCTTCAGGCCATCCCCCTGTGCCTGGCTCGGCCACCCCCGCTCGCCCCCGCCGTTCCGAGGGGCCCCGGACTGCCCGCGCCCCCTTCCCAGCCGCACCGCGTGGACCTCCAAGGTCACCCGGCTCCCTGTCTGGTTTCAGGGGACACAGACCATGAGGCCGGTGTGTGGCCCCCTGAGTGGACCCTGGCCACCCCCGACCCCGAGACCGCCCCTTTCCCGCATCCTCAGCTCCCAACCCGGCCCCGGCCGCTCCCCAGTTCCTCCAGCGGGGTCCGCTTCCCTTTCCGCCCTCCCTCCCTGCGGCCTCCCGAGCCCGCGTGCCCCTCACCGggctctgcctttcccagcacGGCGGCCCCGGCGCGGGCCGGCCCGGCCAGGCCGCGGCCCAGCAGCGCCAGCAT
Above is a window of Parus major isolate Abel chromosome 23, Parus_major1.1, whole genome shotgun sequence DNA encoding:
- the MRPS15 gene encoding 28S ribosomal protein S15, mitochondrial isoform X1; protein product: MLALLGRGLAGPARAGAAVLGKAEPACYPVLQAARGYARPVTKKKKDTPSHLDDLPPSMLKKDYANLPVMNSVDDVVKRLLSLEMASQKEKMKVKIQQLVEKVRRSPNDNGSFEVQVAILTARIRTLEEHLQRHPKDKSNRRFMLMDLDRRRKMLGYLRRVNYGTFENTCKQLGIQYSPPQPYTRHVTKRWLVKKALCIKVYQEKQKLKAAERRKQRKERQARARTAREQQEKQVQEKQAQEGTPV
- the MRPS15 gene encoding 28S ribosomal protein S15, mitochondrial isoform X2; protein product: MLKKDYANLPVMNSVDDVVKRLLSLEMASQKEKMKVKIQQLVEKVRRSPNDNGSFEVQVAILTARIRTLEEHLQRHPKDKSNRRFMLMDLDRRRKMLGYLRRVNYGTFENTCKQLGIQYSPPQPYTRHVTKRWLVKKALCIKVYQEKQKLKAAERRKQRKERQARARTAREQQEKQVQEKQAQEGTPV